In bacterium, a single window of DNA contains:
- a CDS encoding 2-oxoacid:ferredoxin oxidoreductase subunit beta has protein sequence MPEAFLEKYLRVENLPTIWCSGCGLGTDMRSIVKAFEQCELDADKTVLVSGIGCSSRMPSYVDTNCVHTTHGRALAFATGIKLARPDLTVVVVMGDGDASAIGGNHLIHACRRNLDMTAIVLNNSNYGMTSGQYSPLTPHGSIGTTAPYGNAEQSFDLCKLAQACGATYVARSTTFHFEMITKQVVKAIKHKGFSFIEVISQCPTYFGRFNLIGTPADMLIDQKEHSIRIERDDGTQQGIVIGEFHEDTELPEYCEVYDGVIAKAKEAKAAKEAAKAG, from the coding sequence ATGCCCGAAGCGTTTCTTGAAAAATACTTGCGAGTCGAGAACCTGCCGACGATCTGGTGCTCCGGTTGCGGGCTGGGCACAGATATGCGCAGCATTGTCAAGGCGTTCGAGCAATGCGAGTTGGACGCGGACAAGACGGTGCTGGTTTCGGGTATCGGCTGCTCCAGCAGGATGCCATCGTACGTGGACACGAATTGTGTCCACACGACGCACGGAAGGGCTCTGGCGTTCGCAACCGGAATAAAGCTAGCCAGGCCGGATTTGACGGTAGTCGTCGTTATGGGCGATGGGGACGCCAGCGCGATCGGAGGTAATCACCTGATTCATGCCTGCCGCCGCAATCTGGATATGACCGCCATTGTCCTTAACAATTCGAACTACGGGATGACAAGCGGCCAATACTCGCCGCTGACACCGCATGGAAGCATCGGGACAACGGCGCCTTACGGCAACGCAGAGCAGAGCTTTGATTTGTGCAAGCTTGCGCAGGCGTGCGGCGCAACTTACGTTGCGCGTTCCACGACGTTCCATTTCGAGATGATTACCAAGCAGGTTGTAAAGGCGATCAAGCACAAGGGGTTCAGCTTCATCGAAGTGATCTCCCAGTGCCCGACTTACTTCGGGAGGTTCAATCTGATCGGGACGCCCGCCGATATGCTGATAGACCAGAAGGAGCACTCGATAAGGATCGAGCGCGACGACGGCACCCAGCAGGGCATCGTCATCGGGGAGTTCCACGAAGATACTGAACTTCCGGAGTACTGCGAGGTTTACGACGGCGTGATCGCCAAGGCGAAGGAGGCCAAGGCGGCGAAGGAAGCCGCCAAAGCCGGGTAG
- a CDS encoding 2-oxoacid:acceptor oxidoreductase family protein encodes MQRFEFRLSGMGGQGLVLAGIIMAEAAIAQGYNVVQTASYGPESRGGASRSEVIVSEFDIDYPAVINADYLLAMTQEAAERFAGEIKPGGIALYDTTWVKTPPRPDGVRLLGYQLTEAAIERYQKAIFANIIGLGIICASADVIDAKNMLGALLARVPKRHKEANEQAFGYGMELFRTGKLKVSA; translated from the coding sequence ATGCAAAGGTTCGAATTCAGATTAAGCGGAATGGGGGGGCAGGGGCTGGTGCTTGCCGGAATTATTATGGCCGAAGCTGCGATCGCGCAAGGGTACAACGTAGTGCAGACCGCCAGCTACGGCCCCGAAAGCCGCGGCGGGGCGAGCCGGAGCGAGGTCATCGTTTCCGAATTCGATATTGACTATCCGGCCGTGATTAATGCGGATTACCTGCTGGCGATGACGCAGGAGGCCGCGGAGCGGTTTGCCGGCGAAATCAAGCCGGGCGGGATTGCGCTTTACGATACGACGTGGGTTAAAACTCCGCCGAGGCCGGACGGCGTCAGGTTGCTGGGCTACCAGCTAACGGAAGCCGCGATAGAGAGGTATCAAAAGGCGATTTTCGCCAACATCATCGGGCTTGGAATAATCTGCGCGTCGGCAGATGTTATCGACGCCAAGAACATGCTCGGAGCGCTGCTTGCGAGAGTGCCGAAGCGGCACAAGGAAGCGAACGAGCAGGCGTTCGGATATGGAATGGAGCTGTTTAGGACAGGTAAGCTGAAAGTAAGCGCATAG